A stretch of DNA from candidate division WOR-3 bacterium:
GTTACACTTGATATAGATGAAAAAGGTGAAAAAATTGCTATTAACGGTAAAATAGTGTCATGGGATAATTATATAGGTATTTTAAAAGGAGAGGCGGAAAAAGATCCATATAAGCTTTTACTTATTAGAGCAGATAAAGGAACTCCTCATGGGATTGTTATGAGAGTTTTATCTGAGATTAAAAAATTGAATAGTGAACTCAGTATGGAGAATAAAGAAGGATTTAATAAGATTGCATTTGGAACAAGGAAGAAAAAATGAAAGTAACAACTACAAAAGCATATAAGTATATTTATAAAACCCCAAGATATTCAGACCATGTAGGTCTTATAATCTCAATAATAATACACATAATCATATTTTTACTTCTACTTTTAAGACAGGAGATATATACAGAAAGAACTTCCCTTTCTGTTACTTTAATAGAGGAATCAAAAAAGAGAGAAGCAGAGAAAAAGGAAGTTTCAAAGGAGGAAAAGAAACCCGGCCCCGAAGTTAGGCATAAACCCAATTTATTTGCGGCAATTCAACACACAATAGAAAAACCACCTCCGCTTCCAAATATAAATATAAAACAAAGAATTGAAGCACCTAAAATTGAAATTTCAAGAAAATTGCCAATAGAACCCGGTCCAATTGTTCCTTTGAAAAACATAGAGATAAAGTCCGTAACAGAGGAAATAGGTCCTCAGGCAAAAATAGATTTAAAATCTCTTAAAACAGAGGAAACAGGAATTGGTTCTGAAATAGTTGTAGGTCAGGGTGTAGCAACATCAGAAATATTAAAAAGACCTGCCTATAAGCCAACGGTTGATATATCAAAACAGGTTGCTGAAGCTGGACTTGGCACAGGTGGAGCTGCCCCATGGGGTCCTGGTGGAGGAAGTGGTGGAGCTTATGGAAGTGGAAGGATAGAGCTGAAAGTTAAAGCAGAGGAACCTCCGCCACCTCAACCAGTGACCTCTCCTTCTGTTTCTTTAAGACCTGAAACAAAGAAAAAAGAAAAAAAAATAGAAGTTGAAATTTCAGGCTCAATAGCTGGTAGGAAAATTTTGAATAAAATTATACCCCAGTATCCCTCCTGGGCAGCTGAAAGAGGTGTTCAGGCAGTTATTACCTTAAAGGTTGAAGTAGAACCTGATGGAACTGTTAGAAGGAATGTTCTTGTTATAGGCACAAGTGGTTACCCAAACTGGGATAATATTGTTAAAGAGGCGGTTCTTTCTTGGAAATTTGAAGCATTACAAGAAAAAGTTATTCAATCAGGTTATATAACTTTTAAGTTTGTTCTTGAATAAAAGAATATGAAAAGAATTTTTAAACTTTTATTTTTAATAGCTTCTTTAAATATTTATGGTCAGGGAACTCAAACACCCCAGGAGGAAGTGGAAATAAAAGGTAAGTTCAAAGGTAAAATCAAGGAGAGAAAACCCATATGGAACCTGACCTTTGACCTTTTTGATGCAGCATACGAACCTTTCGAAAATAAAGGTTATATCTTTGATAATAGATTTGGAAAAGGGATAATAAAACCTCCTCTTCCTTCTCTTGCTTCAGAAGAGTTAAGAAAACCATGGCTTCAAAGTATAGTTCAGGGAGAAGTTGGAATATTTTATCCCTTTTACGGAAGAGATGTTAAAACCTGGAAACTTACCATACTTGATGCAAAGGGTAACATCTTTAGAGTATATTCAGGAGAGGATGAACCTCCTTCAAAAATTAAATGGGATGGTAGAAATGAAAAAGGGGAAATTTTAGATGTGAGTCTTTTATATTTCTATACTGCTGAGGTTCAGGATGAGGCAGGAAATATTGTAAAAACACCTGAAAAATCCATTAAACTTTCAGGAATTCTCTGGCAGGATGGTGTGAACTGGATAATATCAATTGACGGAAATGAAGTTTTTGAAAAAAACTCAAGTAAAATAAAAAATTATAGTCTTTTGGAAGAAGCGAGAAGTATCATTAAAGAAAAGGCTAAGGTGAAGGTAGAAGTTATAGTTTATGGTCAGAATCCTGAACTAACAAGAAAAAGATTCGAAACACTGATAAATGATTTGAGAGAAAATTTAAGAATACCAAAAGGAAAAGTCATTTACATGGAAGGATACTTTAAAAGAACAGGTTATGAGACCTCGAGAATTGATTTTATTATACTTTGAAAGTTAAATATTTCTTAAAAGTATAAACCCACCTATTAAAAGTATAATAAAAATCACAGTTAACAAATTGAAATACTTATCTATAAAGTCCTTTATTTCTCTACCGAAAATTTTTAAAAGAGTTGCAATAGTAAAAAATCTTAAACTTCTTGATAAAATAGATGCTAAAAAAAATATAAAGATGTTTATTTTAAATACACCTGCCGAAACTGTAAAAACCTTATAAGGTATTGGTGTAAAACCAGCTGTAAAAATTGCAAGAAAGGAGTTATTATGATATAGAATGCTAACCCTTTCAAATGTATGAGCTGAAAAAACATAAGAAAAAAAGAAATCTTTTGTT
This window harbors:
- a CDS encoding DedA family protein; this translates as MFKILKKLYNWVLSWADRKSGPIALCFFSSIEAIFFPVPPDPLLMALCLGNRKKALFFAFLCSICSVTGGLVGYSIGYRLWELTKDFFFSYVFSAHTFERVSILYHNNSFLAIFTAGFTPIPYKVFTVSAGVFKINIFIFFLASILSRSLRFFTIATLLKIFGREIKDFIDKYFNLLTVIFIILLIGGFILLRNI
- a CDS encoding TonB family protein, translating into MKVTTTKAYKYIYKTPRYSDHVGLIISIIIHIIIFLLLLLRQEIYTERTSLSVTLIEESKKREAEKKEVSKEEKKPGPEVRHKPNLFAAIQHTIEKPPPLPNINIKQRIEAPKIEISRKLPIEPGPIVPLKNIEIKSVTEEIGPQAKIDLKSLKTEETGIGSEIVVGQGVATSEILKRPAYKPTVDISKQVAEAGLGTGGAAPWGPGGGSGGAYGSGRIELKVKAEEPPPPQPVTSPSVSLRPETKKKEKKIEVEISGSIAGRKILNKIIPQYPSWAAERGVQAVITLKVEVEPDGTVRRNVLVIGTSGYPNWDNIVKEAVLSWKFEALQEKVIQSGYITFKFVLE
- a CDS encoding biopolymer transporter ExbD — encoded protein: MNNNEFAKINVTPLCDISFTLLLTLMIATTYLSVKQAPFRVILPDVETVEPRGADVVTLDIDEKGEKIAINGKIVSWDNYIGILKGEAEKDPYKLLLIRADKGTPHGIVMRVLSEIKKLNSELSMENKEGFNKIAFGTRKKK